The proteins below are encoded in one region of Sebastes fasciatus isolate fSebFas1 chromosome 16, fSebFas1.pri, whole genome shotgun sequence:
- the LOC141752448 gene encoding neuronal migration protein doublecortin-like — translation MELDFGHFDERDKSTRTARGGRLNGLPSPTHSAHCSFYRTRTLQALTNEKKAKKVRFYRNGDRYFKGIVYAVANDRFRTFDSLLADLTRSLSDHINLPQGVRFIFSIDGMRKIGSMDELEEGEHV, via the coding sequence ATGGAGCTAGACTTTGGACATTTTGACGAGCGAGACAAGTCAACCCGCACCGCGCGGGGCGGGCGCCTGAATGGACTTCCCAGCCCTACCCACAGCGCCCACTGCAGCTTCTACCGCACGCGCACCCTGCAGGCCCTCACCAATGAGAAGAAAGCCAAAAAGGTGCGCTTCTACCGCAACGGAGACCGCTACTTCAAGGGCATCGTGTACGCCGTGGCCAATGACCGGTTCCGCACCTTTGACTCGCTCCTGGCTGACCTCACGCGCTCGCTCTCTGACCACATCAACTTGCCTCAAGGTGTCCGCTTCATCTTCTCTATTGATGGGATGCGCAAGATCGGCTCAATGGATGAGCTAGAGGAAGGTGAGCATGTGTAG